Genomic window (uncultured Hyphomonas sp.):
CCGATCACACATCGGTCGGCATGTTCCTGGAACAGCGCTTCGGCGTCACCGTGCCGGCGATCAGCCCCTGGCACCGCGCCGTATGCAGCGACCTGACCTCCTGTTTCGATTTCGAGACGCCGAATGCCCCGGTCTTTCCGGATCTTCCGTCAGCGGAAGGCTCCCGGAAGGCCGTCCTGGCGCAGATCCACCGTAAACGCATCGAGCCGCCGGCCGAGCCGCAGCTTCTGTCGCAGGAAACAGGCGCGCGTCCATCGCGGGCGCTGCCTTATGCGCTGGATGTCACCGCAAGCGCAGACGCGAACACGATCTCGCTGAAGTTTTCCAACGCCGGCAAGGCGGGCGCGGTTTTCCACGTCTATGACAAGCGGCATCCGGATCGCATTCCGCGCCGCTATACGGTCGAGGCAGGCAAGGCGATTTCGGATACGTGGAGCCTGGCAGCGGATGAAGGGCAGTATGATCTGTGGGTGCTGGGACCCAATGGTTTCCTGCGCACCTTCCGCGGTGACGCATCTCGCGCGATCGAAACCTCGGCGAAAATGAATCTGCGCACCGGACTGGTCACCCTTTCAATGAAGAATACGGGCCGGACGAAGCAGGAAGTGTCCGTCTATGCGGGCGTCTATGACGGCTCGGAACCGGTCAAGGCAAGCGTCGGCGCCGGCCGGACGCTGAAGCGGGAATTCGAGACCCGCGACAGCGGCGCCTGGTATGACATCACCGTTTCCGCCGAAGGCTTTGAGCGGCGTCTGGCAGGCCGGATCGAAACCGGCCGCCACAGTATCAGCGACCCGGCAATGGGGGCCTAGCCGTTCGAGGCCACCAGTTTCACGCAGGGTTCGTTGACGCGGGTGTCCGGCGGTACAAGCATCGAGACGCGGTGGCGCCAGACCGGACGGCCCTTGAGCAGCGGTTCACCGCCCAGCGTCTGGTAGAGGCCGAGCAGGCGGTTGCTGTCGGGGCGTTCGGTCTGCTTTGCCAGCGGCATGATGGTGAGCTCCAGTTCCACGCGCTGGCCGGTCATGGTTTCTCCGCGGCCACGGATCACGCCCGGTGCGCCATCGAGCTGAACAGCGTCGAGGAAGGCGGACATCATCGATTTGTCCGGCCCGCTCCACAGGTTCAGAAAGTCATGGTCCACCAGCGGCCGGCCGAGCAGATCGGTCAGCGATCCGCCTGCCGTACGGAACAGCCAGGCGCCGTCGCGTTTGTTCTCGAGAACGAAGAGGCGATCGATGAGACCGGGATGGTCTTCCACGCGCGGCGATTCGATGGCGCCGGATGCGCTGTTAGCGTTCATGCGGCGCCAGGCGTCCAGCAGGACTTTGGTGTTGGGATGAATGGACCGATCATTCATGACTGGGTGGAACTCCGAATTTGTTTTCTGGCCCCCGCGGGCCGGTTCGGAGCTCTCTTGCGCAATAACTGTTCCAGAAGCGGCTTTTCCCTCGCTTGGAGAATTCCGGGGCTGAACCGGCCTGGCTTTTCCCCTGTGAGGGAATGAATCCGCGAATTCACGCGAACCGGTGCTGCCGGCTCCCCTGCAGCGTGTGTGCATGGTTTCCAGAACGTGTCTCTCCACGGGACGCGCCAGTGATTCGTCTGTTCGTCTCATCCGGGCGGCGAATTTCTGGCGGATAAAGGTTTCGATTCGGGAGACTTAATGGGGCAAAACGGGCCGCATACAGCCTAAAAGCGCGGCGCTTCTTCTGCCTTTCGTGTCTTTCCGGCAACGGATTTCCGATTTGGGCACAATTTGTGGGCGAATGCCTTGCCGTTGCTAACCTTAAAGATACGAAAGATGTGCGAGAAAACTCGCAAAGACTGGCGTTTCCTCCACTCACTTCAGCAGTCTTTCAAAAATTAATTATCCAAGGGAGAGCGACCTCGTGTCTACATCCAATTCCTATTCCCGTGCCGGCTTCAAAGCCGTTCTCAGCCTCGGCGTCGGTTTGTCGGCGCTCGCAGCCAGCCAGGTTCCGGCCTATGCCCAGGAGGCTGGCGACGAAGACTCGTCCCGGACCCTGCAGACCGTGACGATCACCGCCACCAAGCGTGAACAGACGCTGCAGGATGTGCCGGTGGCTGTGTCCGTCGTCGACAGTTCGGTGATCGAACAGGCTGAGATTGTCGACCTGAACGATCTTCAGTCGATCGTTCCGTCGCTGCGCATTGGCCAGTACCAGACTTCGGCCAACACCAACTTTATCATCCGCGGCTTCGGCAATGGCGACAACAATGCCGGCATCGAACCGTCGGTCGGTGTCTTTATTGACGGCGTGTACCGTTCGCGTTCTGCCGCGCAGATTGCCGACCTGCCGAACATCGAGCGCGTGGAAGTTCTGCGCGGTCCGCAGTCGACCCTGTTCGGCAAGAACGCTTCGGCCGGTGTGATCTCGATCGTGACCGAGAAGCCTCAATATGAATGGGGTGGCTCGGCCGAAGGAACGGTCGGCAATTACAACCTGTTCCGCGTGGCAGGGGACATCACGGGCCCGATCTCCGACAAGGTCGCCTTCGCCCTGGGTGCCAACTACAATACGCGCGACGGCTATGCCGACGATCTGAACACCGGCTCTGACATCAATGACCGCAACCGCTGGGGCGTCCGCGGCCAGCTGCTGATCGAGCCGACCGAAGATCTGAGCTTCCGCATCATCGGCGACTTCGACAAGATCGACGAAACCTGCTGCGTGGTGGCGAATGTCGTGAACGGCATGACCGGGGCGGCGATTTTCGCCCTCGGCGGCCAGCTCAATCCGGAAGCGCCGTTCTCTTACAAGGTCTACAACAACCTGGATTCCACGAACGACGTGGAGAACTCCGGTCTGTCGGTTCAGGCAGACTATGCGCTCGGGTTCGCAGACCTGACGTCGATCACGGCCTACCGGTCCTCCAAGCTGAAGACCGATCAGGATTCCGACTTCACCAGCGCTGACCTGCTGGCTCGCAACTCGAACGATACCGACATCGACACGTTCACCCAGGAAATCCGCCTCACCTCTAATGGTGACGGCGCTGTCGACTGGATGGTCGGCGGTTTCTACTTCGATGAATCCGTGGATATCGAGAACCAGATCCTCTACGGCGACGACATCCGCGGTTATATCGACTTCCTGTCGCAGGGCCTGCTCACGGGTCTGGAGCCGCTGGTGTTCGGCGTGCCGCAAGGCTTCTTCTTCCAGTCGGGCCAAGGCATGACCGAAGCGTACGGCCAGGACAACACGGCGTTCTCGCTGTTCGGTACGGTCGACTATCACATGACCGACCGCCTGACCGCGACGGTTGGCCTGAACTACACCCAGGATAACAAGGACGCTTACGGCAATGTTGTCTCGACCGACACATTCTCGGCCATCGATCTTGATCCGCTGTCGCCATTCATCTCGCAGGTCGCCACCGGCGCCCTCCTGCTGCAGGCAGGCGTGGACCC
Coding sequences:
- a CDS encoding TonB-dependent receptor → MSTSNSYSRAGFKAVLSLGVGLSALAASQVPAYAQEAGDEDSSRTLQTVTITATKREQTLQDVPVAVSVVDSSVIEQAEIVDLNDLQSIVPSLRIGQYQTSANTNFIIRGFGNGDNNAGIEPSVGVFIDGVYRSRSAAQIADLPNIERVEVLRGPQSTLFGKNASAGVISIVTEKPQYEWGGSAEGTVGNYNLFRVAGDITGPISDKVAFALGANYNTRDGYADDLNTGSDINDRNRWGVRGQLLIEPTEDLSFRIIGDFDKIDETCCVVANVVNGMTGAAIFALGGQLNPEAPFSYKVYNNLDSTNDVENSGLSVQADYALGFADLTSITAYRSSKLKTDQDSDFTSADLLARNSNDTDIDTFTQEIRLTSNGDGAVDWMVGGFYFDESVDIENQILYGDDIRGYIDFLSQGLLTGLEPLVFGVPQGFFFQSGQGMTEAYGQDNTAFSLFGTVDYHMTDRLTATVGLNYTQDNKDAYGNVVSTDTFSAIDLDPLSPFISQVATGALLLQAGVDPTNPAAVGAFAAAYPDAFATIQATAAGSTSQLQLLQFFPQFVNFPNAVESGSTNDDDTTYTLRLAYDATDNVNVYASYATGFKASSWNLSRDSRPTAAGYANLVAAGLNPPNLTTGTRFAGPEESEVFEIGMKGAWDTFAVNLAVFDQKIKGFQSNIFTGTGFALANAGEQSTQGLEVDATWNPTENLTLGFAGTFLDPVYDSFKNSSAGDISGAKPAGISEVSTSASALYTFNFEGLDAFVRGDWQYEGPSTYRDDPAEQAIIAQEREYNLFNASVGFKSESGISFTFWGRNIFDEQYIMAAFPSVAQLGSFSGYPSQPATYGVTVRKTF
- a CDS encoding PAS domain-containing protein, with the translated sequence MNDRSIHPNTKVLLDAWRRMNANSASGAIESPRVEDHPGLIDRLFVLENKRDGAWLFRTAGGSLTDLLGRPLVDHDFLNLWSGPDKSMMSAFLDAVQLDGAPGVIRGRGETMTGQRVELELTIMPLAKQTERPDSNRLLGLYQTLGGEPLLKGRPVWRHRVSMLVPPDTRVNEPCVKLVASNG